In Passer domesticus isolate bPasDom1 chromosome 9, bPasDom1.hap1, whole genome shotgun sequence, a genomic segment contains:
- the LOC135308292 gene encoding histidine-rich glycoprotein-like → MEGSIISSPHMRRRATSTRECPSRPHQTMPNSSSLLGSLFGSKRGKPPSQSHAAAQTPHHAEGAAAAPHPHHAQFCHQNPPPYHHHHHHYRPPPHPHLHQYHQHGHGHGHGPYLPHAPHHGPHHGPHHHGPPPPPAAASTKPKHSGISTIV, encoded by the exons ATGGAA ggGTCCATCATTAGCAGTCCTCACATGCGCCGAAGAGCTACATCAACCCGAGAGTGTCCATCTCGCCCTCACCAGACTATGCCCAACTCCTCCTCACTCCTAGGGTCCCTGTTCGGTAGCAAGAGGGGCAAGCCCCCCTCGCAGAGCCACGCGGCCGCGCAGACCCCGCACCACGCGGAgggcgcggccgccgcgccGCACCCGCACCACGCGCAGTTCTGCCACCAGAACCCGCCGCcctaccaccaccaccaccaccactacCGCCCGCCCCCGCACCCGCACCTGCACCAGTACCACCAGCACGGGCACGGCCACGGGCACGGCCCCTACCTGCCGCACGCCCCGCACCACGGCCCGCACCACGGCCCGCACCACCacgggccgcccccgccgcccgccgccgccagcaCCAAGCCCAAACACAGCGGCATCAGCACCATAGTCTAG